In Edaphobacter paludis, a single window of DNA contains:
- a CDS encoding NAD-dependent succinate-semialdehyde dehydrogenase, whose translation MAIESINPANGKLLRRFDPLTEEAIRQKIGLASEAFHAYQTVPLEHRALCMRKLAAILEHETEDLATIITEEMGKPLHTARQEVLKCASACRYYAENAARILTPESIPTDGNDSYVRWDPLGVILAVMPWNFPFWQVFRFLAPALMAGNVGLLKHSSNVPQCAITIEALVRRAGFPRGTFQTLLIDSRQVESVLGDERVAAVTVTGSEPAGRAVAAQAGWLIKKSVLELGGSDPFIVMPSANLEAAVETAVRARCVNSGQSCIAAKRFIVADEIYDEFESRFVAGMEAMRVGDPMKDSTDIGPLATASIVDELEAQVRAATSAGARILTGGERMVGEGNYFEPTVLVGVPKTCAVYREELFGPVAMLFRVTNLDEAIRFANDTAFGLSASAWTQDPMEQRRFVTELQCGAVFLNAMVASDPRLPFGGIKRSGYGRELSAAGMREFLNSKTVVIAKADTGHA comes from the coding sequence ATGGCTATCGAATCAATCAATCCCGCCAATGGCAAGCTGCTTCGACGCTTCGATCCGCTCACCGAAGAAGCGATCCGACAGAAGATCGGCCTTGCCTCCGAGGCCTTCCATGCCTATCAAACCGTCCCGCTCGAACACCGCGCCCTGTGCATGCGCAAGCTCGCAGCCATCCTCGAGCACGAGACCGAAGACCTCGCCACCATCATCACCGAAGAGATGGGCAAGCCTCTGCACACCGCTCGCCAAGAGGTGCTGAAGTGCGCTAGCGCGTGTCGCTACTACGCCGAAAACGCCGCCCGCATTCTCACGCCTGAATCTATCCCGACAGACGGCAACGACAGCTATGTCCGCTGGGACCCGCTCGGCGTCATCCTCGCCGTGATGCCATGGAACTTCCCCTTCTGGCAGGTCTTCCGGTTTCTCGCGCCTGCCCTGATGGCCGGAAATGTCGGCCTGCTCAAGCACTCTTCCAACGTGCCACAGTGCGCAATCACCATCGAGGCGCTGGTGCGCCGCGCCGGCTTTCCCCGCGGCACCTTTCAGACGCTGCTGATCGATTCCCGTCAGGTAGAGTCCGTCCTCGGCGACGAGCGTGTGGCCGCCGTCACCGTCACTGGCAGCGAACCCGCGGGTCGCGCAGTGGCCGCGCAAGCTGGCTGGTTGATCAAGAAATCTGTGCTCGAACTTGGCGGCAGCGATCCGTTCATCGTTATGCCGTCGGCCAACCTTGAGGCCGCCGTCGAAACCGCTGTCCGCGCACGCTGCGTCAACAGTGGCCAGTCCTGCATCGCGGCCAAACGCTTCATCGTCGCCGATGAGATCTATGACGAGTTCGAATCACGCTTTGTTGCGGGAATGGAGGCGATGCGCGTCGGAGATCCCATGAAGGATTCGACGGACATTGGACCGCTCGCAACCGCCAGCATCGTCGACGAGCTTGAGGCACAAGTAAGAGCGGCGACCAGCGCCGGAGCGCGCATCCTTACAGGAGGTGAGCGCATGGTAGGCGAAGGCAACTACTTCGAGCCCACTGTGCTCGTCGGTGTCCCCAAGACCTGTGCGGTCTACCGAGAAGAGCTCTTCGGCCCTGTAGCGATGCTCTTTCGCGTTACTAATCTGGATGAGGCCATAAGGTTTGCTAACGACACTGCCTTCGGTCTGAGCGCCTCTGCCTGGACACAAGACCCAATGGAGCAACGACGTTTCGTCACCGAACTGCAATGCGGCGCGGTCTTCCTCAACGCCATGGTGGCCAGCGATCCGCGCCTTCCCTTCGGCGGAATTAAACGCTCGGGCTATGGGCGCGAACTCTCCGCTGCTGGAATGCGCGAGTTCCTCAACTCGAAGACAGTGGTCATCGCAAAGGCAGACACTGGGCACGCATAG
- a CDS encoding nucleoside deaminase gives MQGNPIFMEKAIALATENVTAGRGGPFGAVIVRDGQIVATGVNMVAATNDPTAHAEVVAIRNAAAALAVFDLTGCEIYSSCEPCPMCLAAIYWSHCDAIFYGNTSADAAAAGFDDAFLYEEVKLPLERRRIPTVNLLREKAISNFEAWRKFASRIDY, from the coding sequence ATGCAGGGCAATCCAATCTTCATGGAAAAGGCGATCGCCCTGGCGACGGAGAACGTCACCGCAGGACGTGGTGGCCCTTTTGGCGCGGTGATCGTGCGTGACGGCCAGATCGTTGCCACGGGCGTGAATATGGTGGCAGCTACCAATGATCCGACCGCACACGCTGAGGTAGTGGCGATCCGCAATGCGGCTGCTGCGCTTGCTGTCTTCGATCTGACGGGTTGCGAGATATACAGCAGTTGCGAGCCTTGCCCGATGTGTCTTGCGGCAATCTACTGGTCGCATTGTGATGCGATCTTCTATGGCAATACATCTGCAGATGCCGCGGCAGCGGGCTTCGACGATGCGTTTCTCTACGAAGAGGTAAAACTTCCTTTGGAGCGGCGCAGGATTCCGACGGTCAATCTGTTGCGCGAGAAGGCAATCTCTAACTTTGAGGCTTGGCGCAAGTTCGCCAGCAGAATCGATTACTAA
- a CDS encoding homoserine dehydrogenase has translation MKKKQIDSTVKVALLGFGTVGSSVARVLAASKFPGLELTHIFNRSVERKRTSDAAKVVPASVVWTEDIDDILNSNVDVVVELMGGLNPVEGWLRKALTAGKSVVTANKQLIAYRGANLAKLAASHNVHLVYGAAVAGGVPVIPGMLQGLGGDQVTRLSGILNGTCNYILNRMEGGADYATVLADAQQLGYAEADPSADVDGFDARAKLCILSRIALHSELDPDAVMTQTISTIEAIDFMYAKELNCTIRQVSRAQRDGSVVHARVAPMLVPLSSPMAWSHGTQNMVVASGRFGGDVVFSGHGAGGEPTAVAVVSDLLAVAQNCGTVQLPVRKRQVAGEFLAPHYLRFVVDDRPGIVSSIAGALATVGANIDSLLQRPGHPKHRLPFVVTTERSLTTTIDKAMKAIAKLDCMLERPLCLQILVPEDKPE, from the coding sequence GTGAAAAAGAAGCAAATAGATTCAACGGTCAAAGTGGCGCTGCTCGGGTTTGGAACTGTGGGTAGCTCGGTGGCGCGGGTGCTTGCTGCGTCGAAGTTTCCCGGTTTGGAACTGACGCACATCTTCAATCGCTCGGTGGAGCGCAAGCGGACCTCGGATGCTGCGAAGGTCGTTCCTGCTTCCGTGGTCTGGACGGAAGATATTGACGACATCCTGAACTCGAATGTCGATGTCGTCGTCGAACTGATGGGCGGCTTGAACCCTGTCGAGGGCTGGCTGCGCAAGGCGTTGACGGCGGGCAAGTCTGTTGTGACTGCGAACAAGCAGTTGATCGCATATCGCGGCGCAAATCTCGCCAAACTGGCGGCATCGCATAACGTTCACCTAGTCTACGGCGCCGCAGTGGCTGGCGGCGTTCCGGTGATTCCCGGAATGCTGCAAGGTCTGGGCGGCGATCAGGTGACGAGGCTGAGCGGCATTCTCAATGGAACCTGTAACTACATCCTCAACCGGATGGAAGGCGGCGCGGATTATGCGACGGTGCTGGCGGATGCGCAGCAGCTTGGCTATGCCGAGGCCGATCCGTCAGCAGATGTTGACGGGTTCGACGCGCGGGCGAAGCTCTGTATCCTGTCGCGGATCGCGCTCCACTCCGAACTCGATCCCGATGCGGTGATGACGCAGACGATCTCGACGATAGAGGCCATCGACTTCATGTATGCCAAAGAACTGAATTGCACGATCCGCCAGGTCTCACGGGCTCAGCGGGACGGGAGCGTTGTCCATGCGCGAGTTGCGCCGATGCTGGTGCCGCTTAGCTCGCCGATGGCCTGGTCGCATGGGACACAGAATATGGTCGTGGCCAGTGGACGGTTTGGCGGCGACGTGGTCTTCTCCGGCCACGGCGCGGGCGGGGAACCGACGGCGGTCGCGGTTGTGTCCGACCTGCTGGCGGTCGCGCAGAATTGCGGTACGGTGCAGTTGCCGGTTCGCAAGCGGCAAGTTGCGGGAGAGTTTCTTGCTCCGCACTATCTTCGGTTCGTGGTGGACGACAGGCCGGGGATCGTCTCCTCGATCGCCGGTGCGTTGGCGACGGTGGGCGCTAATATTGATTCTCTGCTGCAGCGGCCCGGTCATCCCAAACACCGGCTGCCGTTTGTGGTGACGACCGAGCGTTCGTTGACCACTACGATCGACAAGGCCATGAAAGCCATCGCCAAGCTGGACTGCATGTTGGAGCGACCCCTGTGCCTGCAGATTCTGGTGCCTGAAGATAAGCCTGAGTAG